A single region of the Garra rufa chromosome 6, GarRuf1.0, whole genome shotgun sequence genome encodes:
- the LOC141336741 gene encoding carbohydrate sulfotransferase 12-like has product MLKQFQFFLLLGTVFVIFFIIAHWDDVRGGTFYLHVASQSSLTHLELRQAHRRRLIREHCSANSSFNFPGKLKTFDQIPSKALDHLIVDDNHGVIYCFVPKVACTNWKRVMIVLSQNLKAPDGAPYLDPLDIPSALSHNATLHLTFNKFWKLFGRFSRPLMHSKLKNYRKFLFVRDPFVRLISAFRNKFALPNEDFYRQFGSVMLQRYANISKPPDSAQEAFAAGLRLSFTHFIKYLLDPQTEQKKPFNEHWQQMYRLCHPCQIEYDFVGKLETLEEDTEHLLKILGMQNQIRFPPGYRNRTAANWERDWFTNVSVADRRKLYDLYEADFRLFGYDKPETLLDE; this is encoded by the exons ATGCTGAAGCAGTTCCAGTTCTTCCTTCTGTTGGGAACAGTATTTGTCATATTCTTCATAATAGCTCACTGGGATGACGTGAGAGGTGGCACTTTTTATCTGCACGTGGCTTC ACAGTCTTCTCTAACACATCTTGAACTGCGTCAAGCACATCGTAGACGTTTAATCAGAGAGCACTGCTCAGCCAACAGCAGCTTCAACTTCCCAGGAAAACTGAAGACATTTGACCAGATTCCAAGCAAAGCCCTGGACCATCTCATTGTGGATGACAATCATGGTGTCATTTACTGTTTTGTACCGAAGGTAGCATGTACCAACTGGAAACGAGTCATGATTGTGCTCAGCCAGAACCTGAAGGCACCTGATGGAGCTCCGTATCTGGATCCTCTCGACATACCATCAGCGTTATCCCACAATGCAACTCTGCATCTGACATTTAACAAGTTTTGGAAACTCTTTGGTCGTTTCTCACGTCCTCTGATGCATAGCAAGCTGAAGAATTACAGAAAGTTCCTTTTTGTACGAGATCCTTTTGTACGGCTTATTTCTGCTTTCCGGAACAAGTTTGCTTTGCCTAATGAGGATTTCTACAGACAGTTCGGCTCTGTAATGCTTCAGCGTTATGCTAATATTTCAAAGCCCCCTGATTCTGCTCAGGAGGCGTTCGCCGCAGGTCTCAGATTGTCCTTTACTCACTTTATTAAGTACCTGTTAGATCCACAGACTGAACAGAAGAAGCCTTTCAATGAGCATTGGCAGCAGATGTACAGACTCTGCCATCCGTGCCAAATTGAGTATGACTTTGTTGGGAAACTGGAAACACTTGAGGAGGACACAGAACATTTGTTGAAGATTCTCGGGATGCAAAATCAGATTCGCTTTCCCCCGGGGTACCGCAATAGGACAGCTGCGAACTGGGAGCGTGACTGGTTTACAAATGTTTCAGTTGCTGACAGGAGAAAACTGTACGATCTTTACGAAGCAGACTTTAGATTATTTGGATATGACAAACCTGAGACACTTCTGGATGAGTGA